The Xenopus laevis strain J_2021 chromosome 4L, Xenopus_laevis_v10.1, whole genome shotgun sequence genomic sequence tgggtagatttatcaagggtcgaagtgaatttgagggaattttcgatgtaaaaaaattagaaattctaagtaattttttggatacttcgaccatcgaataggatactaagacttcgaatttacttagaattcgattcgaagtaaaaatcgtttgaatattcgataatcaaagtactgtctctttaaaaaaaacttcgacttcaatagttcgccaaattaaacctgccgaagtgctatggggacattctaatgcatttttctacgttttttgtagtgaaagtaaaatcgttcgatcgtacgattttactttgaccgtaaaacggtcaaattcggaaAAActaactttgacttcgatatttgaagtatagccattcgatggtcgaatttcgaagtatattttacttcgaaattcgacctttgataaatctgccccttattgttattgaaaTTTTTACTCCATCAAAGCATTGCGGACATCAACGAGTTTCGTTCCTCTAGGGATTCAGGATGTGAATTCAGGAAATAGTCATAACCCTTAAATACCCCACACCCACAGTCATCCCTCCCACAAGTAAAGTATAGTACatccactttcattttttcttttttatcttatttttggttagcacccggcaatTCAAAAAGATTAGAGGTGAGTGCCGGTAATTGTGCATTTTATATATGTCTCAGTGACCACGAGAACAAAAAGCTCCATATGGCTTAACTGTACccttgctactttttttttgttaaatggaaTAACatattatttctaataataatcTACTgggattaaggggcagatttatcaaaggtcaaagtgaattttcgaatgaaaaaaaaatcgaatttcaagctatttttagtgtacttcaactagggaatactccaaattcaattcgaatttgaaaaaaaaaaaagaaataaaaaaatttgaatatcgaaatttatcatgtactgtctttttaaaaattcgacttcgaccattccccatctaaaatctgccgaattgctgttttagcctatgggagaccccctagaacccatctggagtcaattggtggaaaaatctatgttttttttgggaaaaactctgAGTCGAATTCGATCGAGCCATTGATTCTGGCCTGGGTGcgatctgcaaggagtttgtattttTCCTCCATATTTGTGTGGGCtttcttccacactccaaaatatGACCATGGATGACCATTGTGTATGTAATAGGGGATCTTAGTCTGCAATCTGCGCTGGGGTAGAGACTGGTATGATTGATGAACAATCTCTAATGTGCTATATTAGGTGTTGATACTATGTAgattcatacattaaggggcatttatcaagggtccaattttgaagtaaaaaatactttgaaattcgaccatcaaatttaaatacttcgaatttgaatatcgaattcaaacttttttcatcgaatttgggtattctgaggtcaaagtaaaatcgtttgattgaacgattaaatccttcgaatcgaacgattttaccgtACGAACGAACAATATtactttgactagggatgcaccgaatccactattttggattcagccaaacccccgaatcctttgtgaaagattggccgaataccgaaccgaaccctgatttgcatatgcaaattaggggtgagaaggtgaaaaaatgtacttccttgttttgtgacgaagtcacgcgatttccctccccacccctaaattgtatatgcaaattgggatatggattcggttcggccgggcagaaggattcggccgaatcctggccgaatcccgaaccgaatcctggattcggtgcacccctaactTTGACTTCATAAAACTTAAGacaaatgctgtagaaggtccccataggctaacatagcacttcggcaagtttaatttggccaagtattgaagtcgaagtttttttaaagagacagtatttcgattatcgaatggtcgaatattggaacgattttactttgagtcgaagtatcctattcaatggtcgaagtatccaaaaaaattacttttattttgaatttttttacttcgaaattcgaattcactttgacccttgataaatctgccccaaagttggaataaaaagaccaaaatccatcaagtgTAACACCAGTGCACATACGTATACACACACCTAGCTTTactctcaaatatatatatatatatatatcagtttcaAGAATAACCGTagagcttaaagtgatactgacaataaaaattctcttttcaaaatattaatctacattgttacatataggtcacgttgattgtTGTTTgcggatagttctgcttttgtaaattgtttaaagttcataaacctgactgttttgcgaacctgactgtctcatctcagtctgtcagttagagtttctaatgctaacggaatatgctgcacaaatatggcagccccctcatacagaaacatgggggtaagaaaagtaatgtaaaagcatcaatactttaatggcaaaattatcaatagcattcaaagataatgttatgatgggatataaaaaaaggttattttctggtgtcaggatCTCTTTAAGATCGCAATAGCCTTGGGTATTATGCTTGttaaataaatcatccaagccactgaTATACTCTTATCACCCCGatcattccacaacttcactgccctcactgtgaagaaccccctacactgcTTCGAAGAGAGCGTTCTCTTCAAGAGAGTTCCgtttctctagtctaaagggttgCCCAAGACTAGAGAAGCAGGAAAGATCAccagctatctgtctataatgttcttTAATGCGCTTGTCAAGACTAATCAGGTCTCCTCGCTAGTGCTTTTCCTCTAAAGAAAACAACCCTGAtgttgacagtctaccctcatagtttaaaccCATCTCTTTTACCAGTTTCGTTGAACATCTCTGCACTATCCCCAGCTCAtgaatatccttcttaaggactggggaccaaaactgcactgcatactcaaggtgaggccttaccagggacctataaagaagaaaaaaatgaatgcccTTTTAaggctttatttgctttagagtGATACTGTATAGAGTTACACAGCTCATTGCCCACAAAAATCCCCATATCCTTttcaattaagaaaagccccaacactctaccatttagtgtatacctCGTATTTATAGAATTTCtaccaaagtacataaccttgcatttatcaacattgaacctcattttccagttttgtcaaatctctctgcaaagtggcagcaaccTGCATGGAACTTggacattttaaagaatttagtataatcagcaaaaatagagacagaCCTTACAATGCCTACCTCCAGGGTCTTTAATAAACAAGTAATTAAGAgaaggaccaaggacagacccctgtggtactTCAATAACACTGATTTCattagaaaatgctccatttaccaccactctttttaaTCTATGCTTTAGCCATTTCTCTAAAGTACAGATATGATGtttggaattgttcagtgtaaaaattggGTACagttagactgtgcaaaatagaaaagtAGGAAAAGGACATTTAgtaccctaaaatgaatactatCTGGTCGTGgacctttgtttacctttacatgttctagtcttttgaatttcctcaaaATCCATGCACTAATAGTTACATTATTAGAACTGGATCTACgaaaaaggaaaccttcattaggtGGTTGTCACCGTCAGTTCTGTACAGATTAAAAACTacttcagaatctctgctttccCCCCACCCCCACTTTCATCAATGTACTGACCCACCCAAGCGACAACAAAGGCCCCACCCTTcttgcttcctttttttttttatttacatatttaaagaaaattccATTTCTTTTTTAGCTTTACAATAGCTTTTATCCATGCTTTATTGgcttccttgtacctgataaaagCTTCAGCTGTCCTAGCTAACTTGAATGCCttcaaagcacatttttttcttatctacctcaacaccaacacttctatcaaaccataaaggttttgctttgtgacGTTCCTTGTTTACAGCAGGAATATATggacatgtatatttatcaagcagcatttttactTCTACGTTTAACCCCGTTCGCCTTTCCCCATTAATATATTGTAGATGAACTTTATACTAGCAAAGTTTGCAAGTCTAAAATTAACTGTTTTAGTTACTACGAGGTGCAGCAACAGGAGGGATgtttaaaacaaactttattGATGTCGGTTAAAACACTTTAAACCCACTTTCCTCTTTTTTGGCCTTTAAACACTCAAATGGTTTTAACCGACATCAAAGTATTTTGTGGCGAAGTAGCCACTTCCGCAGAAGAGGTTTTTTGGCTTCTAGACTCTGCCTGGAAAATTTGTCTGTTTAAGTCTGAACTTTGGCCAGAATGGAATAGTAGACTCTGTAACTTTGTAGTATACAGCCAGGTAAGCTCCTTGCGACTATGCAAACTATTGCCATGTTATTTTATAGATAAAACAAATTGTGGCTACAAATTGTGCAAATATAGTTTTAGAAGatcacaatacaaaaaaatattaatgtgaaTAAGCATAAGATATAAGCATGAACCGTAGCATTTCCAGCTGGGCAGATGACCTCTCTCAAATGCTATTGGTGATCACAAGCCGAAGAGATTTTACTTTTAGTCGTCCACTTCAGCATCCATGTAAATTACATTGCTCACACAAGCATATAGGGAAATGGCTGAACAAGTTGAAAGAAAACGGTTGAATTAGCAGAGCGCGGGGCTCAGTAGGGGCATGAAAGTAATTTAGTTATTTATGGAGTGCTTTTCTGTTACACCTTTGTTATCCCATGTTACAGTATCATTTTTCTACGTGTCCTCTTTTTCTGACTCAATCTATCATGCCATATTGTATAGCCATATCACCGCAACATTgttaaattttaaagagacaaatttattcattttaaatacaaaaaaaaccaaaactttaCAAGATAAAAGACCATGTAGGGCTATGAGCTCTATTATCATCTGTTAAAAAGGCAGAAGTTTTTATTGCTATACACTGGAGCAAGAGTGATTCCACAGAATACTGTCTCCACACAGCTTTTATTTAATCAGCTTTGACTGCTTTGGCTGCATTCTCTAATATTTTTCTTCGCCATTCCTCATAATCAAGTCCTTTGTTTTCAGATTCGCTGTCTTGCTGTTTGCATTGTACCTCTTCGTTCGCCTCTGGAGAAAGAggaaaagaccatttcaggtagAATGAATCCCTCATAAACATGCCACAGAAAACAGGTACAATAATGCCACATGCAGAAACTTCAGCACCATTCCTCGCACAAAGGCAATGCACTGAAAGTCTACTAGACATTTCTCTGAGCCGGgttataaaggtataggatcactAAATCACTACACAGGAATGGAAGTCCGACTGCACAGGCACCATCCCCAAGTCTGCGAAAGGAATACTTCAGACCAGACATTTTATATAGAGCCACCAGCTCAGGTTAAAAGTTAACTAATTTGCACAACAGGGGCCAGACTCCAGTGATTTTAACATTGCTAGTCCTTTCAAATAGTAAAATTCAGTGCCGGCCAAATCTTGGGGGAGTGGACAGTTTTGGGGTGGGTGGATGACAGTTATGGAGGGAGGATTCTGTAGTTATACAAAAGGattttgttctctttttattCCATTGTGAATCGGTGCAATGCAGCCAAAGACGATGACAAGAACTTATTCAACTACAAGCACTCCATGTTGCAAGAAGAAAAAGTACCTTTATCGTGGGCTGACAAAGGGtaaacagaatccaaaaatattgcCTTATGACCAGAATAAAGATACTTTTTCATTCTGCAACACCaatttgtctcctttaaaggggacctgtcacacagacataaaacatctatataataaaagtccttttaaaatttaaaaagaaattcaaattattttttttatataagcattcatagcggttgtaaactcattaaaaaaatctcagttCTCATTCAAATACTGcatgccccttctctatgccttaggcaggcaattactttcactttccattcagacagagatgtcactgctctgcccACTTTCtccctgttctcttaaccatttaattgtgtagccagctcatgaggatggacatcaggtcccccattctggtgcacaaacaagattctgagatgatgcaaggattgccttaataacagtgtccaaaaaatggttcctgtctgtttgctataattatgaattcccagacataaggaaacaagattcaaatatttttttacagtgcaattagagttcattttgcttgactaatattataaaataggatttggaataattgtttgggtgacaggtcccctttgaaATGagtatttttgattttatttttgtgaattttctggaAAACTGTGAAATTTTAAGCAAGCTCCCATATGGAATATAACACAATCGTTATATTAAGATTACTTAACTGAACATGGGAGATGTTTGAAAGACAAAACACTTACCTGAATCTTGTTCTATGCATTCCAAcagggttttttgcctttttcttggcTGCTCATTCACAACAGAATTTTCCTCTGCATAGATAGAAATGTGTGTAGATATTTCATACGACATACATTAAAGGGCAGCTCATGTTAGTTTATGTCCCTACTACATGCTGCTCTATAAGCCCAACAACACATCAGTCCTATGGAAGTAAAGTTATGGCACTCAGAAATTGCCCTTTGCACTACAATTTCCTTGTTCAACAATGTATCTGCTGGATCTTCAGGATTTCAGTTTTAGGTTTCAGTTTTTACTCCAAGATAAACATGTGATATGGCAGGGTTTCCAAACAACTGAATTACCCATGATAATCTACTCAAGTACAGCAACAGACATACACCGTCTACAACTAAACATTATTTACCTGGTCCTTCAGTATAGAGAAAAACCTACATAAGCCCAGCAGAATAAGCTCATGTCATAAAAGGGTATATTTTATCTTTGCCTCCCCTTCCAGTCATAAGCAGTAAATATCCTCACTTCAACCAAAAGTGTGTAAGAAATATTCTTACGGCAGAGCTGCAAGCCAATCTTTTCTAGCTGAATAGACAAGCGGTCAAAAATTCCTTTCTTGACTCCAGATGCAGCTAATAGCTtgttcttttcagcttttaatttAAGacacctgtattataaaaaaaaataagaattaatgTAAACCACTGACATCGACCAACTATTAAGGCATTTAGAAGTTACATGAAATGTCTTCCCCAAAGAGGGGTTAACTAGTGTATCTTATAGCGTAAAATCAGATCCTTTGCAAACCAGCAGGAAATAAGTGAACATGTAGCCTAGCCATGTTTTCAAGACTTAAATCCCCATAAACTTCCATTTTGTACTTATATTTGAGAATGAGTTTTATTGAGTGTTATTAACTGTATTAGGTCAAacttgcaatatactgtacaatatatgGACTGCTGATTTCTGTTTTTACCCATTACCTGCATGctgaatacagagctgctgaaataaacaaagGCTTGGATAAATCCAAGTCTTCTTGTTGTGCTTGAGAAAGGCTGGACtcatatctgaaaaataaaacatgcataaataaaaaaataaaaaaaaaaatctacagcgACAATTGATATGCAGTTAAAATGGGCAAATTGTGATCAGCAAGATCAATGTTCTTACCGGTTTAAAATTTCAGATGCAGTGTTCACAGCTTCCATGCAACCATGTTGAACTGCAAGGTCCCGAATGCCCATCTTGGAGGTCACCCCAAGCAAGGATTCAAACGAATTCAGGCAGCTCTGGTAGACCTTCTTGTTTAATCCAGACAATCTAACTAAATAATCCTATAGAAGTAccaaaatgtaaatgacaaaatatGTATGAAAGTCTACACAAACAAACATTCATTTTACTTTATAAGCACATGAATCCCTGCACATGCTGTTTACTGCTGGGATTATTAAACACTATCCTTACAACAACACTACATTTGTAAAAACGCTGGGATACTGTCAAATGTCAGCAAGCAGTCATCTCGGTAATCTTAAACCTGATTATCTCGAgacaaaatataacataaaaatattGCTGTCAAAATTGCCAAAAATCACACTATAATCCAACAATGGCTACTCAGAGAATGGAGGCTTATTAGAGAAGAAACTGCATTTCTCAGCAGAAGTATTAAAGGAAACAGATTGCATTTGAGGACTGTCTTCTCAACAACCCTTTATATTTTAGTCTTATTAGTGAGCAGGTCTATAATTTTTACAACAGGAAGGGACTTGATAAATGGAAACAGTTGCTGAACTAAAATCCTTCATAGTACATTATCACATAGCcttcaacaatttaaaaaaaatatcaacataAATTTAATTGTAGAGTATATTAGACTTCCACATTTTTAAAGCTAATGCCAAACAAGGCTGGATATCTGCTCTCATCATATTCCGTATCTGCACTGACAGACACTGGGTGGGTCTGTGACATGGAGTGGATTTTAGAaagaaaatgcatacttttgctttattgcagcaaaataTGCAGCCAGGCCAATAAGCAGTGCCTGTCAGTAAAGATATACATGGGAACTGATTAGAGCTGATGTGCTTTTCCCCCGCTTGCTTACAAAACGCAGCCAGAGAAAGCAAATCCCCAGCCCAATGTGATATTAGctaaatgtgattattttctgcaacataataGTGTGGGAGATAAGAGAAAATGCAAAGTAGAACAGATAACTCAAAGCTCACCAGACCGAACCTATATCAGGAAGCGTATattctgtgtgtatgtatgtatgtatgtatgtatgtatgtatatatatatatatatatatatatatatatacacacacacacagaatatacGCTTCCTGATATAGGTtcggtctatatatatatatatatattccctgctTTAAGCGTTAGACATATTCCACTGATTAATGGGAATATCTCAGTATCATTTTAAAGACCTAACTGGTAGTGTTATATAATAACACTGCCAcagataataatattaaaataaaattcatttttcatACTAAAGCAAAACAATTTGTAAGGTCTCAGAATAAGTCATGTTCTTACCTTGTCAATTGGGTGGTTTAACAAAGTTGCTGCCAGTTGGAGACACATGACAGCATTACTGGTTGCTGTGGTCTGACCACAGAGTCCAGCACATTTCAGCTGGGACAAGCGCAACAGTTCCTCTGCTTTCCTAAAATTAAAGCATGGAAAAGTTTTCTCCAGTCTGTATATTCAAAATAAAGTATCTGTTCAAAAGAGTAGTACAGTGCAAACAgtaatattctaaaacaattgatATTCGTTTGTTATGGCTTTtgtattttgttcagcagctctccagtagtttgaatgacagactagaagatgaataggagactgCACAAACAGAAAGAAAGGTAATaagatcaaacaaaaaaaaacaaaaaactgtagcTAAGAAGCAGATAAGTAGCTTCTGAATGCCAGGGTCAATGACCTCCATCAGAAAGCTCAAAAGATGCAGAATGTGGCAGCAAATCatttataactataaaaaatcaaGACAAACTAAACACTGGGTTCCCTGTTAAATTAattattagtatgttatacaatgtccTGTTTCTAGTAactatattatttgccttctttttctgtttcgttctgcaccaggagggagctcccagtatgAGCGGTCATGTTGTGTAGCACGCAATGAACTTCTAACTTAGGCGCCTCACAGGGTTTTGGGTCTAGAGGGAGGGGCACGGCTGTGCTGCACTCACTTGATTTAGCTGGGCCCCCTGCAAGCATCAGACTGGACTGCTTGCTGTTTTCTTTATGCTCCTCTACATCCTGCACAATCAAGGCCTTCAGTCATTGGATAATGCAAGAAGAACCCTCCCCCTGTCCAATCACAGCACAGCTAAGTCGGGTCCTCAGGAGGAACAGGAAACAGAAAACAGCGTGCCTGGAGACAGCATGCAAGTAAGCCACAGGGAAAGTGTGCGGAATTACATTGCACACTTCCTTGTGCTCTggtggaaaggggggggggttatttcaattgttttattagagaagaggcaaaaaaacaaGAAGGGGGACTTGACAAGCAGAAAGAAGAGAGGACCAAATTAGaaaaattggaagaaaaaaaaaaaaactatatatatatatatatatatatatatatatatatatatatatatatatatatatatatatatatatatttttttttactttttttttttgcacacacacacaaatagtgATGTGGGCGTTATAGCACATTCTTTAGTCACAAACAAGGAGCACGGTCTCCAgttctccataaaaaaaaaaaaaaattactttccagtaaacatttgttaaaaaaatccatagttttctttttaaatgcaattCCCTCTTCATTCCACTAACTCTGATTACCAATTGCACAAATTTTTATACAACCCCCTGGCTGGACTAAATGATCAGGACTGCTCCGAGTTTTGAATGGAACTCAGGGCAACACTACTGGTTTCAAAGTAATACAGCCAGATTTGTGCGATCAGTATTCAGAGTGAATGGAGAATTACAGGCAAGTGATCACGATTTGTTTTTTAgcgaatgtatattggaaataggtttatttttgtaatggAAAACCTGGGACCATTAGAGCCCCTGGCCACCTATGTGTGTTTTGGGTTTTAATCATTTTattgtgtggggccccgtgatttctgatggcagccctggcgcCTCACAATCGGACAttatgcataatgagcaagttacGACACAAAAATGTTAAATGCCAAAGTCACCTAAAAGCATTGTGGGGGGAGGCAAGTTTgtatgcaaccccccccccccagtttttgTAGCTGCTCTAACTCACGTGCCCCAGGTGCTTTATGCTGAGTGCATCACTGTCATCTTTTACTGGCCTCCATGATATCCCTTGGCCTCTCTGCATGCACAGTACATAACATTTTTGTTCCGTGCATACACCTTTCCAAAATGGGCACAGGGGACATCAGAAAAATCACTGATGTGGCACTAAGCATACAGCAGGTCAGGAATTGTTTTTGAAGATGAGAAGTGCTGGCCTAGTATACAATGACTACAATCACTGGGAAAGAGTTGAAAACTTAGCAGCCCCTAGTGAATTTACATTTCACACCAATCCATCAGAACTACCCACCAATAGGCCATTTGATCCTAAAACATTTTATGGTCATGTTCACCAGTTCTTGTGAAACTACAAGGGCCAGCAACCTGAAACAACCGATTTAAAGAATGCACAGATACTGAAAATTATTGGATGATTTACCCTATTATCTTGCTTGATGTGATACCTAGCTTGGGAGCCAGCCTCTTCAGTGTCTCAGTATCCATAGTTTAGTAAATGAATGTACAGCCACTCTACAAACAAACTAAGGGGTCTCTAGATTTCACGGGAAACGATTGATTGGACACGATGCTGATTGGACACGATGCTGATTGGACACGATGCTGATTGGACACGATGCTGATTGGACACGATGCTGATTGGACACAAACTGTCTGTGCCCACAAGAATTCTTTGCAGGATTCTAAGATTTGATATGGATACGTGCTATTTCTTGTTCCAGTGTCTGGATCAAAGGGCCTCTAATGTCATTTGATGGAGAGAGATAACCTGTAGAGAATAAAGAGTAATTTGATGACACaaagcaaaaatgaaataaaaaaacatggagtatactgctaaaggggttgttcgcctttttGCACCACTATAAGGgcggtggcagatggggagattagtcgcccagtgacaaatcttctctactgccggcgattaatctccctgaaatgctttCCCGCCGACAAGAAAACGAATCGCTtcggatttctgaagttgcccgaagtttcctcgtaaggcaacttcggaaatccaaagcaattcgtatgccatcctgccggcgattttttattcttttcagtgggaaggcatttggggagattagtcgcctgcagtagagaagatttgtcactggatgACTCATCTCCCCCTGTCTGCCACCAACCTAAAGCTCTGCACTTCATTAAAACACTTCTGAATGTGATCTCATGAAAAATCTCAACATAAGAACCCATAAACTAAAACATTAACCTTAGCTAAACCAATATGACTGGCCATTCCCTTCAGTGTCTACATGCCCATTACTACAGTTTTCAGTGCAGCATGGAGTAGTAGTGTTTGGAGAGGTAGTATGCTCCCTGTATTTGCATAGACTAGGAACTCCATATGGCCTGTGTTTTGTGTTATGACTAACAAttaaccttttaaaggagaaacaaacccttaataaaaaaaaaccctaccctccatgGACCCCCctaccccaggcaaatggccctaaatctttacttacccctccgtccAGTGGAGTGTACGGta encodes the following:
- the orc6.L gene encoding origin recognition complex subunit 6 L homeolog gives rise to the protein MDTETLKRLAPKLGITSSKIIGKAEELLRLSQLKCAGLCGQTTATSNAVMCLQLAATLLNHPIDKDYLVRLSGLNKKVYQSCLNSFESLLGVTSKMGIRDLAVQHGCMEAVNTASEILNRYESSLSQAQQEDLDLSKPLFISAALYSACRCLKLKAEKNKLLAASGVKKGIFDRLSIQLEKIGLQLCQENSVVNEQPRKRQKTLLECIEQDSGKCFVFQTSPMFS